GACGTTCAAATCGATGTTCAATCCGAAGTACTTGCCACTGTGAAGTTCAAGCAAAGTTATTCATCCGATCGTTTCAACGACACCGGCATGAAAACATTGACCTTGTCCAAGGCCGGCGGTAGCTGGAAAATTCAAAGCGAAGAATTCATGAAGTAAACTTCCGTGTTTTGAATGTGTGCCCGAACCCCCTTGGCCGAAACCTCGCGACAAGGGGGTTTCTGTTTGTGCAGTGATTGCACCGCAAGGTGTCACCCGGGCTGGTGGATTTGCTCACCTTTTTCAATTTCTCGTACTGTCTCGGGTTCTTCAACTGTTGAATCAACACCGGAACTATCAATGAACAAACGTGATTTCTTGAAGCTGGCAGCCCTGGCCAGTGGCATGTCTTCTGTTGCACCCACTGCAATGGCGCTTGATTTCGGCAAAATGCTGAGTGCAGGCACCGACCTTGCCAAATCAACCACCATTTCTGATCAGGAATTGAACGCCTATTTCGATCAAATGACGGTTCAATACGACCAGCAAAACAAGGTTGCTGACGCAAATTCGCCCCATGGCAAGCGTTTGCAAAAGCTGGCCAGTGGACTTGAAGTAGAAGATGGCTTGAAGCTGAATTTCAAGGTGTATGAAACCCCTGAAGTCAATGCGTTTGCCATGGCAAATGGCACCATCCGCGTGTACAGCGGTTTGATGGATCTGATGAGTGATGATGAAATTCGCTATGTCATCGGCCATGAAATCGGCCATGTGAAAGCGGGGCACACCAAGGCTAGAATTCAAACAGCCATGCGCACCAGCGCCTTGCGGCAGGCTGCCTCCGCCACCGGGGGCAATGCGGCGGTGTTGGCCGAGTCCCAGTTGGGCGATTTGTTTGAGAAGGTGATTCGAGCCCAGCATTCACAAGGCAATGAAAACGCAGCGGATGACTACGCCATGGCATTCATGAAACGCCGAAATTACGACGCTGGCGCGTCTGTGACTGCGCTAGAAAAACTGGCGAAAATGTCGGAAGGCTCCAGTGCAAGCTGGCTGTCAACCCACCCGGCACCTTCTGCGCGTGCACAACGCATGAAAAGCCAATTGGGTTAACAGCGTTAAAGCTTTGTTTGGTCCAGGTTTTTATTGTTCGAAAATCTGGATCTTTCCACATCCGTCCAAGCGCTCAACCAGATCACTTCCCATCAACTTAGAGGGGGTGTAGGCGCCGCCGGCCACATTTTTTTCCATCAGAATGAAGCTCGCCACAGCCAGTGAACCAGTCACGGTCAGCGAATAACCGTTGGCTGTTTTAACACGCGCGACCACCTTTTTACCTTCCGCGTTGGTGGCTTCACCCCACACATAGGCTGGCATTTTTGCACGCTGTTCTTCTGAAGGCCCTTCGACCTTGCCAGCCTGCTTTTTCAGAATGCCCTGTACCAGTGAAAGGCCCAGAACCGGACGAGCCAAATTGGCGGCGCGCATCATTCGCACCGATTTCGGCGAGGAGGGGATGTACACCTCAATGTTGCGAATGCCTGTACTGTGAAATGCAGTGGATACATCGCCCCATGGAATGGTCACTGCGTACTTGGTGCCATTTCCAAAGTTGATTTCACGTGTGCTGTAGCCCAAGCCAACTGCCTTGATTTCACCATCTTCCCGAACGCGGCCACCGTGCTTCATGGCTTCCACCGTGGTTTTGGCCGTACCGGCCGACAATCCACTGCGAGAGTCAAAGCCCAGTGCCAGGTGCGTGGCGTCGGGTAGTAATTCATGCAGGCGCGAAGCCACACAGTCTGTCGGAATAACATCGAAGCCAACGCCGGGGCACAGTACGATTTTTTGCTTT
The nucleotide sequence above comes from Limnobacter thiooxidans. Encoded proteins:
- a CDS encoding M48 family metallopeptidase, yielding MNKRDFLKLAALASGMSSVAPTAMALDFGKMLSAGTDLAKSTTISDQELNAYFDQMTVQYDQQNKVADANSPHGKRLQKLASGLEVEDGLKLNFKVYETPEVNAFAMANGTIRVYSGLMDLMSDDEIRYVIGHEIGHVKAGHTKARIQTAMRTSALRQAASATGGNAAVLAESQLGDLFEKVIRAQHSQGNENAADDYAMAFMKRRNYDAGASVTALEKLAKMSEGSSASWLSTHPAPSARAQRMKSQLG
- a CDS encoding saccharopine dehydrogenase family protein, coding for MPWMIYGANGYTGEMIAREAAKRGMRPILAGRNEAAIAALATQLSLPSRVFSLNSEAEILQGLNDVDLVLHCAGPFSETAEPMMLGCLQTKTHYLDITGEISVFELAQSLSGKARKQKIVLCPGVGFDVIPTDCVASRLHELLPDATHLALGFDSRSGLSAGTAKTTVEAMKHGGRVREDGEIKAVGLGYSTREINFGNGTKYAVTIPWGDVSTAFHSTGIRNIEVYIPSSPKSVRMMRAANLARPVLGLSLVQGILKKQAGKVEGPSEEQRAKMPAYVWGEATNAEGKKVVARVKTANGYSLTVTGSLAVASFILMEKNVAGGAYTPSKLMGSDLVERLDGCGKIQIFEQ